A portion of the Flavobacterium limnophilum genome contains these proteins:
- a CDS encoding PQQ-binding-like beta-propeller repeat protein: protein MKKIIITLCLILGYSGFSQRVANEVLKMNSKIEDLTQNAITGIIVIKEGNFVRGISPETKAEVWSFDANKTAGDVSALETLSKVDTDNLFASKRILKNIDASVYVEALVNYKTILINTTDGKVVYNSGNYKYTVFNSQFLYEQNEYLVKGVENGKVIASLIDLNTGDVKWKTEQGDAKSMFSSMFTFKANSSNEAEVSGSTIYSLYFGKLSAIDRNKGTLKWVGEIEYTKVFPTQNNKNLVVINSKGLLSAKQYLNVLDSETGKPIWEDAIKTNYIVYLEDWGTKILVAHTNGFNFFNLNDGSKVWKKDARGDGLKKVIPIDGDYLYVAENEMMLIDKDGQKKWKSFIEISDDKEDAINFLGKVDDKVLYLTATYGNMVDYKSGKKLWRGNLKFNPKRPLLNVYDEVNDSFLVYNDEELFKFNTKVTDKPDSFAKVNIKKEKELNSIELFSWGVALSGPTEVLGVSNDGKVLYQKIYTQPGDGGRAWGQALSTAGSIGLGISSVVNSVMGAEWTMTTIDPATGKESTSVVKAKDEKQLRAAANQMAGAAVLGDISKRFGQRYQAMKQNRDFSYIFAKDEATDKKVLVKLKKENGSELDKIIFENIRPIYEIDPATQTIYYIFEKELRIFNKV, encoded by the coding sequence ATGAAAAAAATTATAATTACGCTTTGTTTAATCTTAGGCTATAGTGGTTTTTCCCAAAGAGTTGCTAATGAGGTCTTAAAGATGAATTCAAAAATTGAAGATTTAACGCAAAATGCAATTACAGGGATTATTGTAATTAAAGAAGGGAATTTTGTTAGAGGAATTAGCCCAGAAACTAAAGCGGAAGTTTGGAGTTTCGATGCGAATAAAACGGCTGGAGATGTTTCTGCTTTGGAAACATTGAGTAAAGTAGATACGGATAATTTATTTGCAAGTAAAAGAATATTAAAAAATATTGATGCAAGTGTATATGTAGAGGCTTTAGTAAATTATAAAACAATATTAATAAATACTACGGATGGTAAAGTAGTTTATAATTCAGGTAATTATAAATACACAGTTTTTAATAGTCAATTTTTGTATGAACAAAATGAATACTTGGTAAAAGGAGTAGAGAATGGTAAGGTCATAGCTTCTTTGATTGATTTAAATACAGGAGATGTTAAATGGAAAACAGAACAAGGTGATGCGAAAAGTATGTTTTCATCAATGTTTACTTTTAAAGCCAATTCATCTAATGAAGCTGAAGTAAGCGGCAGTACTATTTATTCCCTATATTTTGGAAAATTATCAGCTATTGATAGAAATAAAGGAACTTTGAAATGGGTAGGAGAAATTGAATATACAAAGGTTTTTCCAACTCAAAACAACAAAAATTTGGTTGTAATTAACAGTAAAGGATTATTATCGGCTAAACAGTATTTGAATGTATTAGATTCAGAAACGGGAAAACCAATTTGGGAGGATGCTATCAAAACGAACTATATTGTTTATTTAGAAGATTGGGGAACTAAAATTTTAGTTGCACATACCAATGGATTCAATTTTTTTAATTTGAATGATGGTAGTAAAGTTTGGAAAAAAGATGCTCGCGGTGATGGACTTAAAAAAGTAATTCCAATTGATGGAGATTATCTTTATGTTGCTGAAAATGAGATGATGTTAATCGATAAAGATGGGCAAAAAAAGTGGAAAAGTTTTATTGAAATCTCTGATGATAAAGAAGATGCTATTAATTTTTTAGGTAAGGTAGATGATAAAGTTTTGTATCTAACAGCGACCTATGGTAATATGGTGGATTATAAATCGGGTAAAAAATTGTGGAGAGGTAATTTAAAATTCAATCCAAAACGTCCTTTGTTGAATGTTTATGATGAAGTAAATGATTCTTTTTTAGTGTATAATGATGAAGAACTTTTTAAGTTTAATACCAAAGTTACAGACAAACCAGACTCCTTCGCAAAAGTAAATATTAAGAAAGAAAAAGAACTAAATTCTATCGAATTGTTTTCTTGGGGTGTTGCTCTTTCTGGTCCTACAGAGGTTTTAGGAGTTAGCAATGATGGTAAAGTTTTGTATCAAAAAATTTACACACAGCCTGGTGATGGAGGTAGAGCTTGGGGACAAGCACTTTCTACTGCGGGATCTATAGGTTTAGGTATTTCTTCAGTAGTAAATAGTGTTATGGGTGCAGAATGGACAATGACAACCATAGATCCTGCAACAGGAAAAGAATCTACAAGTGTTGTTAAAGCGAAAGACGAGAAACAGTTGAGAGCCGCCGCTAACCAAATGGCTGGTGCGGCAGTTTTAGGAGATATCTCTAAAAGGTTTGGACAACGTTATCAAGCTATGAAACAAAATCGTGATTTCTCTTATATTTTTGCTAAAGATGAAGCTACCGATAAAAAAGTTTTAGTCAAATTAAAAAAAGAAAATGGTTCTGAATTAGACAAAATTATTTTTGAGAATATACGTCCAATTTACGAAATTGATCCAGCAACTCAAACAATCTATTATATATTTGAAAAGGAACTTAGAATATTCAATAAGGTATAA
- a CDS encoding purine-nucleoside phosphorylase, protein MWEQVQETVSYIKAKTNFTPEYGVILGSGLGSFTDDIQIEFTLPYTEIPNFPVSTVQGHKGALVFGTIGTKKVVAMQGRFHFYEGYSMKEVTFPVRVMKFLGVEKLIVSNASGGVNPNYNVGDVVLIKDHVNMMPEHPLRGKNDERFGPRFVNMSEAYSKNMIIKAKQLAQKLNIDVKDGVYLGLQGPTFETLAEYKMVKNIGADCVGMSTVPEVIVARHMEMETFGLSVITDMGDEDSIETISHDEVLEAAKSAEPKVRILIKELILEY, encoded by the coding sequence ATGTGGGAACAAGTACAAGAAACCGTTAGTTACATAAAAGCTAAAACCAATTTCACTCCAGAATATGGCGTGATTTTAGGTTCAGGATTAGGTAGTTTTACAGATGATATTCAAATTGAATTCACCTTGCCTTACACTGAAATACCCAATTTTCCGGTTTCAACGGTTCAAGGCCATAAAGGTGCCCTGGTTTTTGGAACCATTGGAACCAAAAAAGTGGTAGCCATGCAAGGTCGTTTTCATTTCTATGAAGGTTATTCCATGAAGGAAGTTACTTTTCCGGTTCGCGTGATGAAATTTTTGGGTGTCGAAAAATTGATTGTTTCCAATGCTTCCGGTGGAGTAAACCCGAATTATAATGTGGGTGACGTCGTATTGATTAAAGACCATGTCAACATGATGCCGGAACATCCTTTGAGAGGAAAAAATGACGAGCGTTTTGGTCCAAGATTCGTTAATATGAGCGAGGCTTATTCGAAAAATATGATTATAAAAGCAAAGCAATTGGCCCAAAAATTAAACATCGATGTGAAAGACGGCGTTTATCTGGGATTACAGGGTCCAACATTTGAAACGCTTGCCGAATACAAGATGGTGAAAAACATCGGTGCTGATTGCGTGGGAATGTCAACCGTTCCCGAAGTAATCGTGGCACGCCATATGGAAATGGAGACTTTTGGATTGTCCGTGATTACCGATATGGGAGATGAAGACAGCATCGAAACCATTTCGCATGACGAAGTATTGGAAGCGGCAAAAAGTGCCGAACCCAAAGTGCGAATTCTGATCAAGGAATTAATACTGGAATATTAG
- the rluF gene encoding 23S rRNA pseudouridine(2604) synthase RluF yields MEENLKRLNKFIGETGFCSRREADKIIEEGRVTINGVVPELGTKVSPDDEVRIDGKLIREKREKPVYLAFNKPVGIECTTNLEVRNNIVDYINYPKRIFPIGRLDKASEGLIFMTNDGDIVNKILRARNNHEKEYTVTVNKLITDRFIEKMSNGVPILDTVTRKCKVEKISSTTFKIILTQGLNRQIRRMCEYLGYEVTALKRIRIINISLDVPVGRFRDLTDAEIKELNALIEPSSKTEEASLPKPEKIETPRKRTEFIKRDDPRFKKRGDY; encoded by the coding sequence ATGGAAGAAAATCTAAAACGTCTCAATAAATTCATAGGAGAAACAGGCTTTTGCTCTCGCCGTGAAGCCGACAAAATCATCGAAGAAGGTCGTGTCACCATCAACGGAGTTGTTCCTGAATTGGGAACCAAAGTTTCGCCTGACGACGAAGTGCGCATTGACGGCAAATTGATTCGGGAGAAAAGGGAGAAACCAGTTTATTTGGCTTTCAACAAACCCGTGGGCATTGAATGCACCACCAACTTGGAAGTTCGCAACAATATCGTGGATTACATCAATTATCCTAAACGTATTTTTCCGATTGGACGATTGGACAAAGCCAGTGAAGGCTTGATCTTTATGACCAATGACGGCGATATTGTCAACAAGATTCTTCGTGCCCGAAACAACCACGAAAAAGAATATACCGTAACGGTCAACAAACTCATAACCGATCGTTTTATCGAAAAAATGAGCAATGGCGTTCCAATTTTGGACACTGTTACCCGAAAATGCAAGGTGGAAAAAATCAGTTCTACCACTTTTAAAATTATATTGACCCAAGGATTGAACCGCCAAATTCGTAGAATGTGTGAATACCTGGGTTATGAAGTCACGGCTTTGAAACGCATTCGAATCATCAATATTTCGCTAGATGTTCCCGTGGGAAGATTTCGTGACTTAACGGATGCAGAAATCAAAGAATTGAATGCTTTAATCGAACCTTCGAGCAAAACCGAAGAAGCGAGTTTACCAAAGCCCGAAAAAATTGAAACTCCAAGAAAAAGAACCGAATTCATCAAAAGAGATGATCCAAGGTTCAAGAAAAGAGGGGATTATTAA
- a CDS encoding zinc ribbon domain-containing protein — MTTTKELSVEDKLRAIYDLQLIDSRIDEIRNVRGELPLEVEDLEDEVAGLSTRSEKLKSELETIEELIKTRKNSIDEHKEAIKRYTKQQETVRNNREFNSLTKEVEFQELEIQLAEKQIKEMKASIEHKKEIISQSKERLETKSNHLKHKKSELDAIMSETAKEEAFLSEKSAEYQALIEERLLAAYNRIRSSVRNGLAVVSIERGASAGSFFTIPPQTQVEIAARKKIITDEHSGRILVDSVLAEEEKEKMEQLFAKF; from the coding sequence ATGACGACTACAAAAGAATTGAGTGTTGAAGACAAATTAAGAGCAATTTACGATTTACAATTGATTGACTCTAGAATTGACGAAATTAGAAACGTGAGAGGTGAACTTCCTCTTGAAGTAGAAGATTTAGAAGATGAAGTTGCAGGATTAAGCACACGTTCAGAAAAATTGAAAAGCGAACTCGAAACTATCGAAGAACTGATCAAGACCAGAAAAAATTCTATTGATGAGCACAAAGAGGCTATCAAAAGATACACCAAACAACAAGAAACGGTTCGCAACAATAGAGAATTCAACTCATTGACTAAAGAGGTGGAATTTCAAGAATTGGAAATTCAATTGGCCGAGAAGCAAATCAAGGAAATGAAAGCTTCCATCGAACACAAGAAAGAAATCATTTCACAATCAAAAGAGCGATTAGAGACTAAATCGAATCACTTGAAACATAAAAAATCAGAATTGGACGCCATCATGTCTGAAACTGCCAAAGAAGAAGCCTTTTTATCTGAGAAATCTGCAGAATATCAAGCATTGATCGAAGAAAGATTATTGGCTGCTTATAACAGAATCAGATCTAGCGTTCGTAACGGATTGGCCGTTGTTTCCATCGAAAGAGGAGCATCTGCAGGATCATTCTTTACGATTCCACCACAAACTCAAGTGGAGATTGCTGCCAGAAAAAAAATCATCACCGATGAGCACTCTGGAAGAATCTTGGTTGACAGTGTATTGGCTGAAGAAGAGAAAGAAAAAATGGAACAGCTTTTTGCCAAGTTCTAA
- a CDS encoding Txe/YoeB family addiction module toxin — protein sequence MGKFRVEVTKIANQDIEKHKKSGNKISIKNIAKILVDLSENPYEVFGNPEPLKYEYSGLWSRRINQKDRIIYRVEEDIVTVYVVSALGHYSDK from the coding sequence ATGGGGAAGTTTAGGGTTGAAGTAACTAAGATCGCAAATCAAGATATTGAAAAACATAAAAAATCAGGAAATAAGATTTCAATTAAAAATATTGCTAAAATTTTAGTTGATCTTTCTGAAAATCCATACGAAGTTTTTGGAAATCCTGAACCGCTAAAGTATGAATATTCAGGATTATGGTCAAGAAGAATTAATCAAAAAGACAGAATAATTTATCGGGTCGAAGAAGATATTGTAACCGTTTATGTAGTCTCAGCGTTGGGGCATTATTCTGATAAATAA
- a CDS encoding DUF2683 family protein: protein MTTLTIKINESSKKGKAFLEFAKTFFDDEKDVEIIESESEKTKAETEGIYSKAFIAKIKKAEENIKNGETTTLNPDDIWGSLGLK from the coding sequence ATGACAACGCTAACTATAAAAATTAACGAGAGTTCAAAAAAGGGCAAAGCTTTTCTTGAGTTTGCAAAAACTTTTTTTGATGATGAAAAGGATGTAGAAATTATTGAGTCGGAGTCTGAAAAAACAAAAGCTGAGACGGAAGGTATTTATAGCAAAGCGTTTATTGCTAAAATAAAAAAAGCAGAAGAAAATATTAAAAATGGCGAAACTACAACACTTAATCCAGATGATATATGGGGAAGTTTAGGGTTGAAGTAA
- a CDS encoding Nif3-like dinuclear metal center hexameric protein yields the protein MLIKEIISVLEEMAPLAYAEDFDNVGLLVGDKNLEATGVLVCHDALESVIDEAISKKCNLVVCFHPILFSGLKKITGKNYVERSIIKAIKNDIAIYAVHTALDNHQEGVNKIFCDALGLTNTKILIPKSNFIRKLVTYTIPENAEKLRNALFDAGSGNIGNYENCSFNSKGIGTYMGNEHSNPEIGERFEFVENEEIKIEVTFEKHLENKILKALFKNHVYEEVAYEIYDLQNKNQNIGLGMIGEMPVPMDEKDFLDLVKDKMQADGIRHSSLLGKSIKKVAVLGGSGSFAIKNAIQAGADAFLTADLKYHQFYEAENQIILADIGHFESERYTKNYIVDFLRKKILNFAIILSEENTNPVKYL from the coding sequence ATGTTAATTAAAGAAATAATTTCCGTACTCGAAGAAATGGCACCACTCGCCTACGCCGAAGATTTTGACAATGTCGGTTTGTTGGTTGGAGACAAGAATTTGGAAGCCACGGGAGTTTTAGTTTGCCACGATGCCTTAGAAAGCGTGATTGACGAAGCTATTTCCAAAAAATGCAATTTGGTAGTTTGTTTTCATCCTATTTTATTTTCAGGATTGAAGAAAATCACGGGCAAAAACTATGTGGAACGCTCCATCATCAAAGCCATAAAAAACGACATTGCCATTTATGCCGTTCACACCGCCTTGGACAACCATCAAGAGGGCGTGAATAAAATTTTCTGTGATGCTTTGGGGTTGACCAATACCAAAATTCTGATTCCAAAATCCAATTTTATTCGAAAACTAGTCACTTATACCATCCCGGAAAATGCGGAAAAACTGAGAAATGCCTTGTTTGATGCCGGTTCCGGCAACATTGGCAACTATGAAAACTGCAGTTTCAATTCGAAAGGTATTGGAACATATATGGGCAACGAACACAGCAATCCCGAAATTGGCGAACGCTTTGAATTCGTGGAAAACGAGGAAATCAAAATCGAGGTGACATTCGAAAAACATTTGGAAAACAAAATCCTGAAAGCACTGTTCAAAAATCACGTTTACGAAGAAGTGGCTTATGAAATTTATGATTTACAGAACAAAAATCAAAATATTGGATTGGGAATGATTGGCGAAATGCCTGTTCCAATGGATGAAAAAGATTTCCTGGATTTAGTAAAAGACAAAATGCAGGCAGACGGAATTCGACACAGCTCATTGCTGGGCAAGTCGATAAAAAAGGTGGCCGTTCTTGGCGGTTCTGGAAGTTTTGCCATAAAAAACGCCATTCAGGCTGGAGCCGATGCTTTTTTGACGGCCGATTTAAAGTACCATCAGTTTTATGAAGCCGAAAATCAGATAATTTTAGCCGATATTGGTCATTTTGAAAGCGAACGCTATACAAAAAATTATATTGTTGATTTTCTTCGGAAAAAAATCCTTAATTTTGCAATCATTTTATCAGAAGAAAATACAAATCCAGTTAAGTACTTATAG
- the lpxK gene encoding tetraacyldisaccharide 4'-kinase: MNLLRKILFPFAILYGFITNIRNFLFDKGILKSYSFDVPIIAVGNLSVGGTGKTPQIEYLIRLLSSNYKVATLSRGYKRQSKGFVLADSTSNAEILGDEPFQFYSKFKNIQVAVDADRKNGIEQLLFQTNKPDIILLDDAFQHRKVKAGFYILLTSYGDLYSDDFMLPTGNLRESRIGAKRANIIVVTKCPANLSVDEQNKIKRFLLRRNDKVKNQELYFSYIDYDDSVYSEDKILKVSEIKNVNKLLLAGIAKPESFFGYLQHGNEECLTYPDHHHFTEKDLLEIKNKSQNKIIITTEKDFVRLKGSLPKEQLFYLPIRSSFLYASENFDKTITNYVGTSTRNR, translated from the coding sequence ATAAATCTACTTCGAAAAATACTCTTTCCCTTTGCCATTTTGTATGGATTCATTACCAATATTCGGAATTTTCTTTTTGATAAAGGAATTCTGAAATCCTATTCTTTTGACGTTCCCATTATTGCCGTCGGAAACCTCAGTGTTGGCGGCACTGGAAAAACGCCTCAAATAGAATATTTAATTCGGTTGCTTTCGTCAAATTACAAAGTTGCCACTTTGAGTCGCGGTTATAAACGTCAGTCCAAAGGTTTTGTTTTGGCCGATTCCACATCGAATGCCGAAATTCTAGGTGACGAACCTTTCCAGTTTTATTCAAAATTCAAAAACATTCAAGTAGCGGTCGATGCCGACAGGAAAAACGGCATTGAACAATTGCTTTTCCAAACGAATAAACCAGACATAATTTTACTGGACGATGCTTTTCAACACCGGAAAGTAAAGGCTGGTTTTTATATTTTGCTGACTTCCTATGGCGATTTGTATTCGGATGATTTTATGTTGCCTACGGGAAATTTGCGCGAAAGCAGGATTGGGGCAAAACGAGCCAACATAATTGTTGTTACCAAATGTCCAGCCAATCTTTCGGTTGACGAACAAAATAAAATCAAGAGATTCCTTCTTCGTCGGAATGACAAAGTGAAAAATCAGGAGTTGTATTTTTCTTACATCGATTATGATGATTCTGTTTATTCGGAAGACAAGATTTTGAAAGTCAGCGAAATCAAGAATGTTAATAAATTACTTTTGGCAGGAATCGCAAAACCCGAATCATTTTTCGGATATTTACAACACGGAAATGAGGAATGTTTGACCTATCCAGACCATCATCATTTTACGGAAAAAGACCTATTGGAAATAAAAAATAAATCACAAAACAAGATTATCATCACCACCGAAAAAGATTTCGTGAGACTGAAAGGAAGCCTTCCAAAAGAACAGCTTTTCTATTTGCCTATACGAAGTTCTTTTCTTTACGCGAGTGAAAATTTTGATAAAACCATTACAAATTATGTGGGAACAAGTACAAGAAACCGTTAG
- a CDS encoding tetratricopeptide repeat-containing hybrid sensor histidine kinase/response regulator produces the protein MKFYILFFILVSCLTFSQKNNTIEEVDSVSYYSNLANSNVSENKYRNALYYTQKAINYSKANQKTEAHSNQNFRLGKLYFEVKKYDDAIKAFNKSISLSNVLQPSSESAYSYYHLGLCYLKKKDFSKAKISFDKAQLLFDNLKITNTVDLINLQRGIINKSTGNLDLAASIFNTIVAKPDSPAILDTKASALYQVGTIEMAQNRNNLALNYFEKALDLNAKNKNLEQKATILLALSTVYEKMLDKNNAYTYLKQYTNLKESISLLDNEKLGIDDYEKFKESERLAEVARTNKENIQKEKTNKFSKLISILAIALISILSLLSLSLYKNNIIRTRSNLLLKGKNKELILAKEKAEKASNARSEFLSTVSHELRTPLNAINGIAHLLLEERPKKSQMHYLESLQFSGNYLTNFINDILEINKIDSNKAQIENTTFNLKVLLEKTQSSLKELALENNNNFSFKIDSGIPDYLIGDPTKLSQILMNLINNALKFTHDGYVMVTANLVSLEDKKARIFFEVKDNGIGIPEDKLETVFDSFSQGSVDINRKYGGTGLGLTIVKKLVSILGGEIQLESIVKEGSTFTFELPFKVSEKPSKADRKPKKINDTNLIDKKILVVEDNKINQMISKKMLENKGIHCEIIDNGEDAIEVVKNHKFDMILMDVHLPGINGTVATKKIREFDKTTPIIALTAISLNENRKMLLSYGMNDVVTKPFIPEDFYATISKHI, from the coding sequence ATGAAATTCTATATACTATTTTTTATTTTAGTTAGTTGTCTTACATTTTCTCAAAAAAACAATACAATCGAGGAAGTGGACAGTGTTTCTTATTATAGTAATCTAGCCAATTCCAATGTAAGCGAAAACAAATACCGGAATGCGCTTTATTACACCCAAAAAGCCATTAATTATTCTAAGGCAAACCAAAAAACGGAAGCCCATTCTAACCAAAACTTCCGCTTGGGGAAACTGTATTTTGAAGTCAAAAAATATGATGACGCCATAAAAGCGTTCAATAAGAGCATATCCTTGTCCAATGTCTTGCAGCCCTCTTCCGAAAGTGCTTATTCCTATTATCATCTTGGTTTGTGTTACCTGAAAAAAAAGGATTTTTCAAAAGCAAAAATTAGTTTTGACAAAGCGCAATTATTATTTGACAACTTAAAAATCACCAATACTGTCGATTTAATAAATCTGCAAAGAGGAATTATCAACAAATCAACAGGGAATCTTGATTTGGCGGCTTCCATTTTTAACACAATCGTGGCCAAACCTGACAGTCCGGCTATTTTAGATACCAAAGCATCCGCTTTATACCAAGTGGGAACTATAGAAATGGCTCAAAACAGAAATAATTTGGCATTGAATTATTTCGAAAAAGCTTTGGACTTGAATGCCAAAAATAAAAACCTGGAACAAAAAGCGACTATTTTGCTTGCTTTAAGTACCGTTTATGAAAAAATGCTGGATAAAAACAATGCTTATACTTATTTGAAACAATATACCAATTTAAAGGAGAGTATATCGCTTTTGGACAATGAAAAACTGGGTATAGATGATTATGAAAAATTCAAGGAATCGGAACGATTGGCAGAAGTTGCAAGAACAAACAAAGAGAATATCCAAAAAGAAAAGACCAATAAATTTTCTAAACTAATCAGCATTCTTGCCATAGCCTTGATTTCGATTTTGTCCTTATTGAGTTTGTCCCTATACAAAAACAACATTATCAGAACTCGATCAAACCTATTGTTGAAAGGAAAAAACAAGGAATTAATCTTGGCCAAGGAAAAAGCGGAAAAAGCATCAAATGCCAGATCAGAATTCCTTTCGACGGTGAGCCACGAGCTACGAACACCACTAAATGCAATCAACGGAATTGCCCATCTATTGTTGGAAGAAAGACCAAAAAAATCGCAAATGCATTATTTGGAATCGCTTCAATTTTCGGGCAATTACCTCACCAACTTCATCAACGACATCCTGGAAATCAACAAAATAGATTCCAATAAGGCCCAGATAGAAAACACCACTTTTAATCTCAAAGTATTACTGGAGAAAACACAAAGTTCCTTGAAGGAATTGGCTTTGGAAAACAACAACAATTTTAGTTTCAAAATTGATTCTGGAATACCTGATTACTTGATTGGCGACCCCACAAAATTATCTCAAATCTTAATGAATTTGATTAATAACGCCTTAAAATTTACCCATGACGGGTACGTAATGGTGACTGCAAATCTAGTTTCATTGGAAGACAAAAAAGCACGCATATTCTTTGAAGTAAAAGATAACGGTATCGGAATTCCGGAAGACAAACTCGAAACCGTGTTCGACAGCTTCTCGCAAGGTTCAGTTGACATCAATCGAAAATATGGGGGAACCGGTTTGGGATTGACAATCGTAAAAAAATTAGTATCTATTTTAGGCGGGGAAATACAACTCGAAAGTATTGTAAAAGAAGGATCTACATTCACATTTGAATTGCCTTTTAAAGTATCCGAAAAACCATCAAAAGCGGATAGAAAACCCAAAAAAATCAACGACACAAACTTGATAGACAAAAAAATATTGGTGGTTGAGGACAATAAAATCAACCAAATGATTTCCAAAAAAATGTTGGAAAACAAAGGCATTCATTGCGAGATAATCGACAATGGAGAAGATGCCATAGAAGTTGTCAAAAACCATAAATTCGACATGATCTTGATGGACGTTCATCTACCGGGCATAAATGGAACCGTTGCCACGAAAAAAATCAGGGAATTTGACAAAACAACCCCAATTATAGCACTTACGGCCATTTCGTTAAACGAAAACCGAAAAATGCTTCTGTCCTACGGTATGAATGATGTCGTCACAAAACCTTTTATTCCAGAAGATTTTTACGCCACCATTTCCAAACACATCTAG
- a CDS encoding alpha/beta hydrolase, with protein sequence MKKAFYFLLTKTIGFYINLMSFAFPEKATQLAHGYFSEPRKGKLTKDKLPKTLKGAHPETILHNEDTIQTYIWKGNETIVLLIHGWESNSSRWKKMLPYLKKSGSTIIAIDGPAQGLSSGKEFTVTKYAEFMDIVVKKYQPNYIIGHSLGGKASLYYQYKYQNPGIQKMVILGAPSDFNIILNNFVRLLSLNNKVAKALKNKYTVMLNHNLDLFTAKEFASKIDVKGFLAHDIDDIVVLFKEGKKIAGSWKNVQFMETKGLGHKLHDDELYNKVYVFLFENLTPTLSKGEGAESK encoded by the coding sequence ATGAAAAAAGCGTTTTATTTTTTGTTAACCAAAACGATTGGGTTTTATATCAACCTGATGAGCTTTGCATTTCCAGAAAAAGCAACTCAATTGGCCCACGGTTATTTTAGTGAACCAAGAAAAGGAAAACTCACCAAAGACAAACTTCCAAAAACACTGAAAGGTGCCCATCCAGAAACAATATTGCATAATGAAGACACTATTCAAACCTACATCTGGAAAGGAAACGAAACCATTGTTTTGTTGATTCACGGCTGGGAAAGCAATTCATCCAGATGGAAAAAAATGCTGCCTTATTTGAAAAAATCTGGCAGCACCATCATTGCCATTGATGGTCCAGCCCAAGGATTGTCCAGCGGCAAAGAGTTTACTGTTACCAAATATGCCGAGTTTATGGACATCGTGGTCAAAAAATACCAGCCTAATTACATTATTGGCCATTCTTTAGGAGGAAAAGCGAGTTTGTATTACCAATATAAATACCAAAATCCCGGCATCCAGAAGATGGTGATTTTGGGTGCTCCAAGTGATTTCAATATTATTCTCAACAATTTCGTTAGACTTTTGAGTCTAAACAACAAAGTTGCAAAAGCATTGAAAAACAAATATACGGTTATGTTAAATCACAATCTTGATCTATTCACCGCAAAAGAATTCGCTTCCAAAATTGATGTAAAAGGTTTTCTGGCACACGACATTGACGACATCGTGGTATTATTCAAGGAAGGCAAAAAAATAGCAGGCTCCTGGAAAAATGTCCAATTTATGGAGACGAAAGGTTTGGGACACAAACTACACGATGATGAATTGTATAATAAAGTGTATGTGTTTTTGTTTGAAAACCTTACCCCAACCCTCTCCAAAGGAGAGGGAGCCGAAAGTAAATAG